The Nicotiana tomentosiformis chromosome 2, ASM39032v3, whole genome shotgun sequence genome includes the window TTTAGCTTCCTCGTGATGCGGAAGAATACGCCTCAGAATGAGTTGCGCTATTTCAAAAttcttgggccgcactttcttgttgtaagcacgggtcattctttgttggtacaactgcctgtGGCAAACTGTAGCCAATCGCTTTTCATCAACCAAAGTCAATTGCTTCAATCGGGTCTTGacccaatcttcatcctcgaactcggtttcaacaatgattcgaagagagaaaatttcaacttctactgaTATCACaacttcagtgccataaaccaatcaAGTAAGGGTGATTTTCGTTTGGACTTGGTTTAGGCTTGTTGTCCTAATTCTCTGTTAATTTTTTTACAAGTCTTATCTTCGACACATTCTACttattgattcattatttcaaggtCTGACAACATTTTAGGATCTGAGCATGAaatccgcaagcatgtcatgttattaaaatctgtaTTTAATAGAACTAGAAAGAAAGTAAGAAAAGTGATAAGagtaagaaaagagacattcatggatgatgaatattaatttcatttatttgaattgtttttttaaaaaaataaatagaagggtttacatcagaaagtaagacaatagAGTGAAAACATTTGAATTACACCCTGAGATAACCCGAAATGCAGAAAAGACAACAAGACCGGTTATCGAGACTCCCGTCCGATAgggaatttttcaagtttgatgaCCACTTTTAGGTTTTTCTTCTGTCATAACCATGGCTACAATGGATTTCAGTGCTGGATCAAATTTCccgtcatcacaaatcattccaacGACTGAACCTTTGTTGTGAGTAGGCAAAAGATTGGTTGTCACATTAGGGGCCTCTTCTTCCCTACGAACTATTGCCTTGACCTTAATGAGGTCCTCCATTGCTTTTCTAAAAGTTCAACAGTGCTCAGTATCGTGTCCTACTTCTCCAGattgatattcacatctagcatcaccTCGGTGCGAGGGGGACTTGTAGAAAACCTAGCCTGGTTAGCCTTTGGAACAAACATGGATATAATTCACCAATAAGGGTGAACTCATTCCATCCGGGAggctctcttgggcgaggatAGCATTGTAAATTTTTTTTATCGGAGactatatggagcttggtagggacgggcatttatgagaggtggagctcggttttgtggGTAGTTTTATGGCCGAGTGTATGATTGTGCATTCATCACCGTATAGTGTGTCGGTGCCACGACATATGCAGCATCATGGTGCGGCTAATAATGTTTGCGGTCTTTTGGGtggcatatatgattggttgaatgacctgcGCCCCCTCGAGCTCGGAGCTATCATGGATCAATCTTCTCTTTTTGTCATGTTCGTCAAACCCACCAAACCATTCTGAACAActtgtgatgtggccttaaaggcaacCTGACTTAGTATTCTTCCCGTCTTCAAACCATTTTCCCAATTTTAGTAGCCTCAGCGAACGACTTTTCCATGCCCGACATCATATTTTGGAAGTAGTCTGACTCTTGGGCCTACAGAAAGACCTTAACCATCTCCCCTTCATCAATTGGAGGCTTTACCCTAGTGGCCTGCTCTCGCCACTTGACAGCATATTCACGGAAACTTTTCGTGGGTTTCCTTTTCAAATTGGACAACAAATTTCTATCAGGAGCAATATCCACGTTGTACTAGAACCGGTAGACAAAGTCTTGGGTAggtcatcccagacatgccaaTGTGCGATCTCTTGATCCATGTACCACTCGGAAGTAATTCTtgtcaaactttccccaaaataggCCATGAGCAATTCTTCTTTGCCTCTCGCTCCCCTCAattggttacaatacctcttcaGATGGGCCACAGGAACACCATGCCAATCTTACTTATCAAACTTAGGTGTCTTTTAAGGGTGAATTGCAagtttaaaccacaaaccaactacctttgttcaacttcatattttatgacaaACAACAAACGTGTGAGCCACACCTTGTATGTCATGCGCCTAATgccatttttatttttaaaataagctTAGAAGGCTTCATACTTCATCTTGGCTTATTGGTTTATTTTATCTTGACTTTAGCACtctcttttcttattctttttctttgtcAATCATTTTCCTCATTTCATTTTTTTACTCTTTTGTAaaggtggcatgtgggccggtcccgggcctaagtgggcccaacggatatttttgttttaaaatttttatagaagttagagaaaaaaagatggtaataaaaatatctaaggcaattcattgtaaattatattatagaattgtgagctaaattttttaattcaaatttaaagacaaaaatattgtaaagagatattcaaagcaatgcgttataattttattatagcattaaacaaacatggcaatatctttcttagtcttcctccccccatGGAATGAgaacaacaaggtgctaataccaccattgagaagaaaaagaaactaaccaagatgtgccaaaatacaagttacataatacatactaatttttgttcatataagttacatggtatctcttacaaacttcataaatctattaaggtccggaggaatttccgttggtgatGGCAGAAAAGAAGTTTGGTAATCACCGCTTCCGGGCGAAGCAGAATCCTCCGCAAGTttagctagcatttcttcgtaagcttcgtctacctctggttgtgattcagcaagtccaaaatttcttctttctgaacggatccaatctctgaaaagtactaatttttccaagatctccctcatagacgctctataatcaccgagttgaagtcttgcttgactgaaagcattctccgatgccactgttgaagcttgaataatTAAAATGTCTcaggccatccttgaaagaatcggaaagtatttttctttttccatccacaattccaaaatattaaaggagccatcgggattcacttcctcaattccctgtgacaaataaacttcaagctcatttagttgtgaaacaTCACTAGTagtagaaccttgagaacccctgaactccgctcaagcactaagtgctcttactcccacaGTTCTTTTAGAtaattgagaatcagaagaagaaggagttagaACACTTGGTCTAGcctgatctaatgcaacttgataagcattataaatagtttgagcatttattttaaatgaggctattgcttccggaagtttagacaactcctcttcttcaagtgctaaaccattataaacagtttcataccaaaattgaggacctcctaatttcatagtaggatttaacaaggCAGCAGCACCATAAATAGGGGGgataaggaaaaatattttttaaacttttttctcatagaatcaatagcaagttgacaAATTTTCCACCttctgaaaaatgagcaaaatagtttgcaagttctgcaatataaactaaatagttagaaatagtaggataatattgcccagaaaatttatttctaacaaaataaaatttttctaaaaaatctacaagcattttaacattagcccaatccgcatttgtaaggtgctcgtcatcatcacttacataagcattaaacgttgagtttatggggtttctatattcatatacaacaactaaacttttatacatgtaattccatctagttggacaaggtttaggaacctttctttctcttaggccaaattcatcgcatcttttaaaatattctctaagtctacttctacggtttgaataaaaagccagttaagagccattttaaccttttcaatttcaatatttaaaattctcatactattacccacaattaaatggtaaatatgacaaatacatctaacatgaaaaatgttactaaatgcaggacttagtgtagtggtaaacAAGGCTaaaacatttgtgttactagtagtattatccattgaaactgacatgattttatcactaatgcaaaaatatctacaaatattcgtaaatgtgctagcaataaactgccctgtgtaacgtgaattaattatttctataagcaataatgtgCTTTTgtattatccaatcctcatcaatccaatgactggtaacagtaaggtaatcacagtcaatACCACTTCTACTAATATCAGTtataatagcaacacgataatttatatgagtaaataaatatgcaaatgttgtacatattcatgtttatatttttaaatatcactctttacggttgtgcgaggaaaacctttataagtaggattaaaaaaaattctaatataatgcacaaagtgagagttagaagaaaaactatagggtaagcacataacagtaaccagttttgccaattcttcccgatcatattttggatcataatataaaataccactggtaacagtgttaattcccgttTGAAATTAATTTAACCCGGTACTAGGGTCAGCCTAACTAGGAGTAGgtacacttgtcccctcggccaaggCTTTCATACGAAGATATTTGACTTCATCTTGAGGGTGTATcaatatgtgtctagccaaagttctCGTTCCCCCCGacctccaaaatatttaaaagctaactccTTGCCATAAGTTTTATACTTAGCCTTATTTAgtggaattagttgagtaaaaaatgggcCAAACAATAGATGTTTCTGTCCGTTTGGTACGTTATCTAGAAAAGGTAGGGGTAGTAGCAGGATGGTGAgacggggcatcatttggattctcattagttgggttaacttcaggagcaggactagtaggtgtatcgtcatccggttgcatttcatcaaaatctatttcctcctcatcattttcatcaatagttgggtTAGAacaaagagcattcattaattcatggtctaattgttcaccagctccaacattatggcaaaattgactcttagtaaataataataaactattatcactatcaagaatagcaggtgtaggacgggtatggggtttgggtcggggagctaGGGGAAGTGGAGAAGGAACAAATCGGCCACTAGATTTGCCACTCTTGTATTTTCACTTAATTTTACCAAATTGTTTTTAAGGAAGTCATCTTAATAAatcaaataatagaaaacaaataaaacaaacaaaactataatattaaaaattaagagttggaacgcgttgaccgaattgacgaacaacttgttgaaaattgattaccgttgaagacttgaatacttcaattcaccaactgtcatgacccggaattcccactgccgggaccgtgatggcgcctaacattccactggCTAGAcaagccgacgttagagaattattaagccaattcatgttcaattcagtaaataacaacaaataagctaaaatgaaatatagcgaatgcggaataatataaaaacttcattaactactaccacccggatatggagtcacaactcacgaacttctaggattttactacaagtaaaagtctgaaagaaatacaactgtttgaataaaagaaacagtaaaagaaagtgaaaagatagtcggggacttcaaggtctgcgaacgccaataaatctaccttgagtctccgatgaaccagtccgagctgctacgcctctcgatcagttgggaccaataccaaaatctgcacaggaagtgtagagtgcagtattaGTATAACCAACCTCAtttactggtaagtgtcgagcctaacctcgacgaagtagtgacgaggctatgacaaaacACCCacatatttggttccacaatatcaacctcaacttcggaatcaatactcaattatcaccagaaga containing:
- the LOC138904843 gene encoding uncharacterized protein, with protein sequence MEDLIKVKAIVRREEEAPNVTTNLLPTHNKGSVVGMICDDGKFDPALKSIVAMVMTEEKPKSDINVTKRMLASKFNMKDLGVADVILGIRIHKTPQGLVLSQSHYIEKVYNKARQFKDI